The following coding sequences are from one Microbacterium wangchenii window:
- a CDS encoding A/G-specific adenine glycosylase, giving the protein MQDLATPLSAWYTTAARDLPWRRPGFGAWGTLVSEFMLQQTPVARVVPHLEAWLSRWPEPADLAADAPAEAVRQWANLGYPRRALWLHRAAVEIRDRHGGVVPRDVETLLTLTGIGDYTARAVAVFAYGDRHPVVDTNTRRVLARVVDGRAQPGPPSRRDLDAMEALLPADVAASTVVNAAAMELGATVCTARAPRCDACPLVSACAWRAAGYPVTEDRRRRQARYEGSDRHARGAVLRMLRDAAPRPVALAEVLAEWPDPAQRDRAIDSLIADGLAEASEELLRLPR; this is encoded by the coding sequence GTGCAGGACCTCGCCACCCCGCTCTCCGCCTGGTACACCACCGCCGCGCGGGACCTGCCGTGGCGTCGCCCCGGGTTCGGCGCATGGGGCACGCTGGTCAGCGAGTTCATGCTGCAGCAGACCCCCGTGGCCCGGGTCGTCCCGCACCTGGAGGCGTGGCTGTCGCGGTGGCCGGAACCGGCGGATCTGGCAGCGGATGCGCCGGCCGAGGCCGTGCGCCAGTGGGCGAACCTCGGGTATCCGCGGCGGGCGCTGTGGCTGCATCGCGCGGCGGTGGAGATCCGCGACCGCCACGGCGGCGTGGTGCCGCGGGACGTGGAGACCCTCCTGACCCTCACCGGAATCGGCGACTACACCGCGCGCGCCGTGGCCGTCTTCGCGTATGGCGACCGGCATCCCGTCGTCGACACCAACACGCGCCGCGTGCTCGCCCGCGTCGTGGACGGACGCGCCCAGCCCGGCCCGCCCTCGCGTCGGGATCTCGACGCGATGGAGGCGCTCCTGCCCGCCGACGTCGCCGCATCCACCGTCGTCAACGCCGCCGCCATGGAACTGGGGGCGACGGTGTGCACGGCACGCGCGCCACGGTGCGACGCCTGCCCGCTGGTGTCCGCGTGCGCCTGGCGGGCCGCCGGCTACCCCGTCACGGAGGACCGGAGGCGCCGGCAGGCGCGCTACGAGGGCAGCGATCGGCACGCGCGCGGCGCGGTGCTGCGGATGCTGCGGGACGCCGCACCGCGTCCGGTCGCACTGGCGGAGGTTCTCGCCGAGTGGCCCGACCCCGCTCAGCGGGACCGCGCGATCGACTCACTCATCGCCGACGGTCTGGCCGAGGCATCCGAGGAACTGCTCCGCCTCCCCCGATGA
- the truB gene encoding tRNA pseudouridine(55) synthase TruB yields MAASGILLVDKPGGMTSHDVVARARRALGTRKIGHAGTLDPMATGLLVLGVEGATRLLTFLVGADKTYTATIRLGEGTDSDDADGRTTTRADAAALAAVDDAAVTREVAALTGAIAQVPSRVSAIKVAGRRAYDLARAGVEVELAPRQVRVSRFDVLATRRLDAHVDLDVIVDCSSGTYIRALARDLGAALGVGGHLTALRRERVGPFGVAEATGLDALAPERMLSPSAAATAVLGAVPVTAEEARDLRHGKRLPGAADRIPDGIRAAAIDPDGALVGIVEPCGTDLKSAMNMPEETRP; encoded by the coding sequence ATGGCAGCCAGCGGCATCCTGCTCGTCGACAAGCCCGGCGGCATGACCAGTCACGACGTCGTCGCCCGTGCCCGCCGGGCGCTGGGGACGCGCAAGATCGGCCACGCCGGCACGCTCGATCCCATGGCGACCGGCCTGCTCGTGCTCGGCGTGGAAGGGGCGACGCGCCTGCTCACGTTCCTGGTGGGGGCGGACAAGACCTACACCGCGACGATCCGGCTGGGGGAGGGCACCGACAGTGACGACGCCGACGGGCGGACGACCACTCGCGCGGATGCGGCGGCCCTCGCCGCGGTCGACGACGCCGCGGTGACCCGCGAGGTGGCCGCCCTCACCGGCGCCATCGCCCAAGTGCCCAGCCGCGTGTCTGCCATCAAGGTCGCGGGCCGGCGCGCGTACGACCTGGCCCGTGCCGGCGTCGAGGTCGAACTCGCCCCCCGGCAGGTGCGGGTGTCGCGGTTCGACGTGCTCGCCACCCGCCGCCTCGACGCTCACGTCGACCTGGATGTGATCGTGGACTGCTCGAGCGGGACCTACATCCGTGCCCTCGCCCGCGACCTCGGCGCCGCGCTCGGTGTCGGCGGGCACCTCACCGCCCTCCGGCGCGAGCGCGTCGGACCGTTCGGCGTGGCCGAGGCGACCGGGCTGGACGCCCTCGCCCCCGAGCGGATGCTGTCACCGTCCGCCGCGGCGACCGCGGTGCTGGGCGCCGTGCCCGTCACCGCCGAGGAAGCGCGCGATCTGCGGCACGGCAAACGGCTCCCCGGCGCCGCCGACCGGATTCCCGACGGGATCCGCGCCGCGGCGATCGATCCCGACGGAGCGCTCGTGGGCATCGTGGAGCCCTGCGGAACGGACCTCAAGAGCGCCATGAACATGCCAGAGGAGACCCGGCCATGA
- a CDS encoding uridine kinase, producing MRLPTTPVTTLLRGLRDEVRQHYRAGRVIIAVDGVDGAGKTVFADRLAEVFAEEGTAVFRASIDGFHRPRAERYARGRTSPEGFYRDSYDYATFRRVLIDPFRTGEGAGFQLAVHDVVRDAAVESEWVTAPRDAVLIVDGIFLHRPELRGLWDWSVWLEVPFPVAYARMAVRDGSDPDPDAPTNARYRQGQELYLREADPRRAASALVDNSDLAAPVRVFGDFC from the coding sequence GTGCGTCTCCCCACCACCCCGGTCACGACCCTGCTGCGCGGACTCCGCGACGAGGTGCGTCAGCACTATCGCGCGGGGCGCGTGATCATAGCGGTGGACGGGGTCGACGGCGCCGGCAAGACGGTGTTCGCCGATCGCCTTGCGGAAGTGTTCGCGGAGGAGGGCACGGCGGTCTTCCGTGCCTCGATCGACGGCTTCCACCGTCCCCGCGCCGAGCGGTACGCCCGCGGCCGCACGTCGCCGGAGGGGTTCTACCGGGACTCGTACGACTACGCCACCTTCCGCCGCGTGCTCATCGACCCCTTCCGCACCGGCGAAGGTGCCGGCTTCCAGCTGGCCGTCCACGACGTCGTCCGCGACGCGGCCGTGGAGTCGGAGTGGGTCACCGCCCCGCGCGATGCGGTGCTCATCGTCGACGGGATCTTCCTGCACCGGCCCGAACTGCGGGGGCTGTGGGACTGGTCGGTGTGGCTCGAGGTGCCCTTCCCGGTCGCCTATGCCCGCATGGCGGTGCGCGACGGCAGCGATCCCGATCCCGATGCGCCCACCAACGCGCGCTACCGTCAGGGTCAGGAGCTCTACCTGCGGGAGGCCGACCCCCGCCGGGCCGCGTCGGCTCTCGTCGACAACTCCGACCTCGCCGCTCCCGTCCGCGTCTTCGGGGATTTCTGCTGA
- the infB gene encoding translation initiation factor IF-2: protein MAKPRVHEIASELGVDSKVALAKLKELGEFVKSPSSTIEPPVARKLRAALASEGAAPAAPAPAAARSGAKPGPARPAAPARPAAPAASTPAAPAQPAAPAAPAASAPAAPAAPAPSAPAPSAPAPSAPAPAAPAAAEAAPAAPAAPRPGPGAPQPPRPGGAPRPGNNPFSSQQGMGQRPAGPRPGNNPFSSQQGMGQRPTPGNIPRPQAPRPGAPRPGAPRPGGAGRPGGAGRPGAPFQQRPGGPGRPGGAGGGAGGGFAGRPGGGFAGRPGGGGGRGRGPGGGTAGAFGKGGGKSKQRKSRRAKRQEFEMRSAPVVGGVNVQKGNGEIIRLRRGASIADFADKLEAIRGYTVQPGTLVTILFNLGEMATATESLDEATFEVLGEELGYKIQMVSPEDEDKELLEGFGLDLDAELEAESEDDLEIRPPVVTVMGHVDHGKTRLLDAIRQTNVVAGEAGGITQHIGAYQVWTEHDGIERAITFIDTPGHEAFTAMRARGAQVTDIAILVVAADDGIMPQTVEALNHAQAAGVPVVVAVNKVDKPDANPAKVRQQLTEYGLVAEEYGGDVMFVDVSAREGTNIQALLDAVLLTADAGLDLTANPNKAARGVAIEAKLDKGRGSVATVLIQSGTLRVGDAIVAGTAYGRVRAMVDENGDAVLEAAPSRPVQVQGLNSVPRAGDVFIVTEEDRLARQIAEKREAAERNAALAKARKRISLEDFTRALEEGKVESLNLIIKGDVSGAVEALEESLLKIEVDDSVQLRIIHRGVGAITESDINLATIDNAIVIGFNVRPDTKARERAAREGVDVRFYSVIYNAIDDVEQSLKGLLKPEFEEVQSGVAEIREVFRSSKFGNIAGVIVRSGTITRNAKARVIRDGVVVADGLAIESLRRFKDDVTEVRTDFEAGIGLGKFNDIQVGDEIETTEMVEKPRG, encoded by the coding sequence GTGGCAAAACCACGCGTGCACGAGATCGCTTCCGAGCTCGGCGTCGACAGTAAAGTCGCCCTCGCGAAGCTGAAGGAGCTCGGCGAATTCGTCAAGAGCCCCTCATCCACCATCGAGCCCCCGGTCGCGCGCAAGCTGCGCGCCGCGCTCGCCTCCGAAGGCGCCGCACCGGCCGCACCGGCACCCGCTGCCGCGCGATCGGGTGCCAAGCCCGGCCCGGCACGTCCGGCCGCGCCCGCGCGCCCCGCGGCCCCCGCCGCCAGCACTCCGGCCGCCCCCGCGCAGCCCGCCGCGCCCGCGGCGCCTGCGGCATCCGCACCCGCGGCTCCCGCGGCTCCGGCACCGTCGGCTCCCGCACCCTCGGCTCCCGCGCCGTCCGCGCCCGCTCCGGCGGCCCCGGCTGCTGCGGAGGCCGCTCCGGCCGCACCCGCCGCGCCGCGTCCCGGCCCCGGCGCCCCTCAGCCGCCGCGTCCCGGTGGCGCCCCGCGTCCGGGTAACAACCCGTTCTCCTCGCAGCAGGGGATGGGCCAGCGTCCGGCCGGCCCGCGTCCGGGCAACAACCCGTTCTCCTCGCAGCAGGGGATGGGCCAGCGCCCGACTCCCGGCAACATCCCGCGGCCGCAGGCGCCGCGTCCCGGCGCACCGCGTCCGGGGGCCCCGCGTCCCGGCGGCGCAGGTCGCCCCGGTGGCGCCGGTCGTCCCGGCGCACCGTTCCAGCAGCGTCCCGGCGGCCCCGGTCGTCCCGGCGGCGCCGGTGGAGGTGCCGGCGGCGGCTTCGCCGGTCGTCCCGGCGGCGGTTTCGCCGGTCGTCCCGGTGGCGGCGGTGGCCGCGGTCGTGGACCCGGCGGCGGTACCGCCGGTGCCTTCGGCAAGGGCGGCGGCAAGTCCAAGCAGCGCAAGTCGCGGCGGGCGAAGCGGCAGGAATTCGAGATGCGGTCGGCGCCGGTCGTCGGCGGCGTCAACGTCCAGAAGGGCAACGGCGAGATCATCCGCCTGCGCCGGGGTGCGTCGATCGCGGACTTCGCCGACAAGCTCGAGGCGATCCGCGGCTACACCGTGCAGCCCGGCACGCTCGTGACCATCCTGTTCAACCTGGGCGAGATGGCCACCGCGACGGAGTCGCTCGACGAGGCCACCTTCGAGGTACTCGGCGAGGAACTGGGTTACAAGATCCAGATGGTCTCGCCCGAGGACGAGGACAAAGAGCTCCTGGAGGGCTTCGGTCTCGACCTGGATGCCGAGCTGGAGGCCGAGAGCGAGGACGACCTCGAGATCCGTCCGCCGGTGGTGACCGTCATGGGTCACGTCGACCACGGTAAGACGCGACTGCTCGATGCGATCCGTCAGACCAACGTCGTCGCCGGTGAGGCCGGTGGCATCACCCAGCACATCGGTGCGTACCAGGTGTGGACCGAGCACGACGGTATCGAGCGCGCGATCACCTTCATCGACACCCCGGGTCACGAGGCGTTCACCGCCATGCGTGCCCGTGGTGCCCAGGTGACCGACATCGCGATCCTCGTGGTCGCCGCCGACGACGGCATCATGCCCCAGACGGTGGAGGCGCTCAACCACGCGCAGGCGGCAGGAGTGCCGGTCGTGGTCGCGGTCAACAAGGTGGACAAGCCCGACGCCAACCCGGCGAAGGTGCGCCAGCAGCTCACCGAGTACGGACTGGTCGCTGAGGAGTACGGCGGCGACGTCATGTTCGTCGACGTGTCCGCTCGCGAAGGCACCAACATCCAGGCCCTCCTGGATGCGGTGCTCCTCACCGCCGACGCGGGGCTCGACCTCACGGCCAACCCCAACAAGGCGGCACGCGGTGTCGCGATCGAAGCGAAGCTCGACAAGGGCCGCGGTTCGGTGGCGACGGTGCTCATCCAGTCCGGAACCCTCCGGGTCGGCGACGCGATCGTGGCCGGCACGGCCTACGGTCGCGTCCGGGCGATGGTGGACGAGAACGGCGACGCCGTGCTCGAGGCCGCGCCCTCCCGCCCCGTGCAGGTGCAGGGTCTGAACTCCGTCCCGCGCGCCGGTGACGTCTTCATCGTGACCGAAGAGGACCGTCTGGCCCGTCAGATCGCGGAGAAGCGCGAGGCCGCCGAGCGCAACGCCGCTCTGGCCAAGGCGCGCAAGCGCATCTCGCTGGAGGACTTCACCCGTGCTCTGGAAGAGGGCAAGGTCGAGTCGCTCAACCTCATCATCAAGGGCGACGTGTCCGGTGCCGTCGAGGCGCTGGAGGAGTCGCTCCTCAAGATCGAGGTCGACGACAGCGTGCAGCTGCGGATCATCCACCGCGGCGTCGGCGCGATCACCGAGTCGGACATCAACCTGGCCACGATCGACAACGCGATCGTCATCGGGTTCAACGTCCGCCCCGACACCAAGGCGCGCGAGCGCGCCGCCCGAGAGGGCGTGGACGTCCGGTTCTACTCGGTCATCTACAACGCGATCGACGACGTCGAGCAGTCGCTCAAGGGCCTGCTCAAGCCGGAGTTCGAAGAGGTGCAGTCCGGTGTCGCCGAGATCCGGGAGGTGTTCCGCTCCTCCAAGTTCGGCAACATCGCCGGTGTCATCGTGCGCTCGGGGACGATCACCCGCAACGCCAAGGCGCGCGTCATCCGCGACGGCGTCGTGGTGGCCGATGGCCTGGCCATCGAGTCGCTGCGCCGGTTCAAGGACGACGTCACCGAGGTCCGCACGGACTTCGAGGCCGGTATCGGACTCGGCAAGTTCAACGACATCCAGGTCGGCGACGAGATCGAGACCACCGAGATGGTCGAGAAGCCGCGAGGCTGA
- the rbfA gene encoding 30S ribosome-binding factor RbfA, with translation MASERQARVADRIRVVLAERLEKGLRDPRLGFVTITDVKVTGDLQHASVFYTVMGDEALRADTAAALKSATGMLRSEVGKHLNTRLTPSLEFFLDAIPENADHIAALLREARERDEAVAALAAAGTYAGDADPYLKPRDEVEEDSDDDASAEDATADDTAEDDGPRP, from the coding sequence ATGGCATCCGAACGACAGGCACGAGTGGCCGACCGCATCCGCGTAGTCCTCGCGGAGCGGCTCGAGAAGGGGCTGCGCGACCCGCGCCTCGGTTTCGTCACGATCACCGACGTCAAGGTGACCGGCGACCTGCAGCACGCCTCGGTGTTCTACACCGTCATGGGCGATGAGGCGCTGCGCGCCGACACGGCAGCGGCACTGAAGTCGGCGACCGGGATGCTGCGCTCCGAGGTGGGCAAGCACCTGAACACGCGGCTGACGCCCTCGCTGGAGTTCTTCCTCGATGCCATCCCCGAGAACGCGGATCACATCGCGGCTCTCCTGCGCGAGGCCCGTGAGCGCGACGAGGCGGTGGCAGCCCTCGCCGCCGCCGGCACCTACGCCGGCGACGCCGACCCCTACCTCAAGCCCCGCGACGAGGTGGAAGAGGACTCGGACGACGACGCCTCAGCAGAGGACGCCACCGCGGACGACACAGCCGAGGACGACGGCCCCCGTCCCTGA